From Canis lupus familiaris isolate Mischka breed German Shepherd chromosome 16, alternate assembly UU_Cfam_GSD_1.0, whole genome shotgun sequence, one genomic window encodes:
- the TACC1 gene encoding transforming acidic coiled-coil-containing protein 1 isoform X11, which yields MGGSHSQSPRGREPAGDRPPTARDSASGCKVKKYETQSLALDGCSQDEGAVISQISDISNRDGHATDEEKLASTSSGQKSAGAEVKGIEKEMCQKMEKDGSAMTGLLESSMEKAPVSVACEGESPLDGICLSESDKTAVLTLIREEIITKEIEANEWKKKYEETRQEVLEMRKIVAEYEKTIAQMIEDEQRTSMTSQKSFQQLTMEKEQALADLNSVERSLSDLFRRYENLKGVLEGFKKNEEALKKCAQDYLARVKQEEQRYQALKIHAEEKLDKANEEIAQVRTKAKAESAALHAGLRKEQMKVESLERALQQKNQEIEELTKICDELIAKLGKTD from the exons CTGTAAGGTGAAGAAATATGAAACACAGTCTCTTGCTTTGGATGGATGTTCTCAG GATGAAGGAGCAGTGATCTCCCAGATTTCAGACATATCTAATAGGGATGGCCACGCTACCGATGAGGAAAAACTGGCGTCCACTTCATCTGGTCAGAAATCAGCTGGGGCCGAGGTGAAAG GCATAGAGAAAGAGATGTGccagaagatggaaaaagatgGATCTGCCATGACT GGCCTGTTGGAGTCCTCTATGGAGAAGGCCCCCGTGTCTGTGGCCTGTGAAGGGGAGAGCCCCCTGGATGGCATCTGCCTCAGTGAATCAGATAAGACAGCCGTGCTCACACTCATAAGAGAAGAG ATAATCactaaggaaattgaagcaaatgaatggaagaaaaaatacgAAGAAACCCGACAAGAAGTTTTGGAGATGAG gaaaattgtgGCTGAATATGAAAAGACCATTGCCCAAATGATTG AAGATGAACAGAGGACAAGTATGACCTCTCAGAAAAGCTTCCAACAACTGACCATGGAGAAGGAGCAGGCCCTGGCTGACCTTAATTCTGTGGAAAGGTCCCTTTCTGATCTCTTCAGGAGATATGAGAACCTGAAAGGCGTTCTGGAAGGGTTCAAGAAG AATGAAGAAGCCTTGAAAAAATGTGCTCAGGATTACTTAGCCAGAGTTAAACAAGAGGAACAGCGATACCAGGCTCTGAAGATACATGCAGAAGAAAAACTAGACAA AGCCAATGAAGAAATTGCTCAGGTTCGAACAAAAGCAAAGGCTGAGAGCGCAGCTCTGCACGCTGGACTCCGGAAGGAGCAGATGAAGGTGGAGTCCTTGGAGAGAGCCCTTCAGCAGAAG AACCAAGAAATCGAGGAACTAACAAAAATCTGCGATGAGCTGATTGCGAAGCTGGGGAAAACTGACTGA